From a single Oxalobacter vibrioformis genomic region:
- a CDS encoding thioredoxin domain-containing protein: MSQEMGMLYYGQGCPHCQIVEDYLSGNGLGDNVSLQKKEVFHNRENLEELKRKANSAGIPDEFVGVPLLCEGDNCLVGEEEIINFFEQHKH, from the coding sequence ATGTCTCAGGAGATGGGTATGCTTTATTATGGTCAGGGATGTCCGCATTGCCAGATTGTGGAGGATTATCTGTCAGGCAATGGGCTGGGAGACAATGTCAGTCTTCAGAAAAAAGAAGTCTTTCATAATCGGGAGAATCTCGAAGAGCTGAAAAGAAAAGCCAATTCGGCTGGCATTCCAGATGAATTTGTCGGTGTTCCTTTACTGTGTGAGGGAGATAACTGCCTCGTTGGTGAAGAGGAGATTATCAATTTTTTTGAGCAGCACAAACATTGA